The region AATAATAGAACcaacaaaaaatggaaaatccTCTTACAAAACCCAAAAGCTTCCTTGTCCAAGTAAGGTCAcagcatatttcatttttaattttgttctcATCTACATCATCTGCCAGCATTTCTGTAGATGACTTGTAAATGTAGATGACAAGACTTCCAGCTGAAACCACAACATTCATGGTAATTTTACATGGTAATGTTTATGTTACCGTTCATTCTTATCTTATGTTCAGTGGTCCATTCTGATATATTGGCCTGCTTAatttaaacaggaaatacaaGGGGAATtaagaatcagaaacactttactTGGGTACAGAATGTATCATCACTGTAAGTTAGAAAATGTAAGAGCTGCTCATTTTTCAGTACATACCACCAatgaattttaaattaaattactaaATAAGCAACATGTACCTGGTGAATTCATGTAAAAGCCCTCCAAGTCACCCATGTCTCTGCTCATAGCATGTTCCAGGTGACCATGGATCACCCGCCTGCTGTAGAAGTAGCGCCCACACAGCACAACTGCTGGGAGGAGTCCTAGCACCCACCAACACATGGTAATGACAGAACACAGAACTGCCGGAGGAAAGGTACGGACAGATGTGTGAACATTaagaaaatctgaatttgtGGTACCTTTGCTGCAATTCTATCCTTAGCTACAGAACAATGTTGAGGCCAACAGCAAgagaacaaacagaacagaacaaacacGTATAATGTGATTAAATATTGCATACAAGGAAAATACcataattaatactgtttttacAGCAATCAAAAAAAATGGTCTAACTAAAACGTTTTAAAGGTGTGtcttaaaagaaaatacaatctCCTGATCTCCACTGGTTGGTCACAGTCACAGGGTTCCTGATCTGCGTTCTTTATATTACCACTTTCCATCTAACATCTAGCTTCTCTTACCTGTCACAGCAGTATAGAGCAGGAGACTCTCAGGGTGATGTTTCAAGCCTCTGAAGGCAGTGTCTGGTACCATCTCCATCAGCCCTTCATAAAATATCCGCTGTACCTCTATTTTGTCCTCTGGCTCAAACTCACGCACAACTATAGTTTGAAGTCCATATTTATGTCCATTGTTGTGTATTTTGTCAACctttttctgtacttttttcTCCATATCAAACAAAGAAGTATGTGATGTGGCTTGTAGAAGACACAAGCACAGAGGTAATCCCTGAAGTCCAGCTTCTCTCAGCAATAGTGCTCCCTTGTGCTGTTCattgtctttctctcagtttctctcgGTTTTTTCTCCATGAGGCTCCCTACAGATAAGAGTCCCAGCATATGTTTGGAGACAACTCACACCCTCTTATCAGTCTCCATATGTCAAAAAAAGCTGCTGAACAGTTGTTCTCAGTGAAAGACAAGGTAGGCATCAGCCAGTGGTCCTAGGACAAATGAAAGCTACGCTTCaaagtgtgttttcttgtcTCTGCGTAACGTATATCGTGTTTGATAGGAATCTCTTCATTATCCTGCCTGAAACTAAATCTATATGATTCAGGGAAATTGTTAATCCAGCACTAAACTGAAAACTGCTCAAGACGTAAACAGGCAAGTGACAGAAGCAGGCTTTGAATGgagacagtaaataaaatacacaaacaacacCCATCTCTATGTTGGCTCAAGACCCACAGTCGATACAGTTTATCCGTGAGAAATACAAAGGGATTTAATTAATGTAATGCAGTCACTTCACTATCATAATTtccacagaatgaaaacagactGCGGCAGTGACGGCAGAAGGCGAGGGGCTGGGAGGAGGCAGGGAAACTGGCGGAGAGTGACTCACTTCTAGTCCGAGAACTCTCAAAGGGTCTGTGGAGATCAAAAAGAATCAGTGTACATCAGACAAGACCAAGCATGCCAAATGTGACATGAGGGTGGGACCAGTTGGATTCTATATTTAACTGCTGTGACGTCTTTTGATTGTGATGTATGTGAAATGATACTGACACATATGTAGGAGCGGAGGAGGGCATGAATGAAAGCCTAAAACgagaataagagaaaaaaagtggacGGACCACCAAACCTTTGACAACAGGAGCACTTTTCAGGGATCATTACCTGTACCTACCTGAACAGTGGAGCTCGTTCCTTCAGTCTGACAAACACTTCCTTTCCGACGCCGCTGAAGCAGAAACATAATTTgataataaaacaagaaaatgaataaatatgagTTACATCTCTCAATAATGTCAAACCAGAACTCACTAATGAGGTAAGCCTTGGatagtttttaaaatatttgctcAATAATAcagaaccacaaacacaaacgcaccCACGCAAactctcttcatcttcatctcttATTCCCTTTTTCAATATACATACTATGAGCACATGCTGCCTCCCACTTACTACCACTCACTTTTCCTATGATATGATTAGCATCATTTCTATCACAGCTATTCTGATTTATTAAGCTTCTAGTTCTGTACTGTACTCTCCTTAGCATGTGCAAATCCATGATTAAAAATAGATTCAAGACCAATGGGTATGACAGAGTAGTTTAGGAAGGACTAAAAACTATTCTCCTGACAGCAGTGAACTAGATAAATGGTCTTGTACTGTAAATTATCCAGCTATTAACCATTCAAGGCTCATCCCTAACAGGCTGCTTCATCATGCAGCCGCGGTATCTAACTGATAGAAGTGGTAGCACCTGGGATTCGAAGAGTTTTCTGTTAGTCGTTACATCATCCTTTGGTTCTTGccagagaaaatattttctgcttttcatcgtgtgtgtgtattgattcCAAGGTCAGGCTAACTGAAGATTTCTCAGAGCCGGGAGAGTTTCCTGTCAGGCTGTGATGTCATTTAAGCCTCTGACTGATTTGCCACACTTTGATCATCCATAACTAGTGATCCCCCAGACACATTTAGatattttttctcatttgtttatcCTAGAACTGCAGTGGCAGGAGTTTGTTTTTAACCTAATTTAGCTGGTGACTCAGTGAACTCAAAAGACATCCACAGCTAAAGCTGTTACAGgagacacattttctttatgCAGTAAAATTTGAACCATGCAAATTGTGTACTGCCATCCATAAAACCTTCCCACAGAGGATGTAAACACACCATAATTTATGTGAACAAAATCTGACTAAGCAACCCACGCCTTTGAAAAAGAAGATTAAACTGTTTCAGAACAGTTTGTCAAAACTCAAAAATAGGTGCAGTAGCCTCCTGGTCCAGGCTATTCTAATGTGCTGGGCTGTAAAAACGGGAAGAATTTTATTTAGCTAAAACAATACAACTGAAGCAATACAAAaatacaggggaaaaaaaggttgttGTTAAAGTGTCTGTCTGATCAAACTCCAAAACCAAATTCTAAACAAAGCCACATCCCGGGGGAATTCAGGAGGTAGTGAACTCTGCAGCCGTTTAAGACTTCAGTCATTTATGCTAATTTCTCAGCTCTCACTGGcaaggaaaaaagagaactgGATCGATGCCAGGAACACAGCTTCTTCAGAGTAGCAGCAGTTCTCTCACTTACACAGCGGAGAAACAACTGCCCTTGTTATGTTTGTTACGATGCGCTGCACTGAGTCGAAACCCCGGGAGGACCAAGCTGTTCAGTTTGTGCTGAGTGGGCTACAGTGTGAAGGCCTCTGAACTGGTCTGTCATTTCCTCGTTCCCCCGCCATGCCTCAGGTCAAgatgtgtttgctgctgtttcttctgCTTCCTGGTGAGCATTAGTCACCGTCAATTTATCTACATAGCAATCAGAAAGTAGAGAATTTAAtacacagtgatgtttttattattttcactcCAGTGCATTGGATTAGAAATAACAGAAATCAAACTGGTTAAAGTGGGGATTTTTACTGATAGAAATGATGTTAGCTGATAGCAAGTGTTTGCTTTGATGTTTATGTGTTGTAGACATTTGTGTTTGCAACCAAATataacagtaaaaaaatgaTGACCTTACTCAGGTTTATATTTACCTCATTCAGCTGTCATTTCTCCACAGTGCTGCCATACAGCTATTTCCTGGAGGCAGTACATACCAGTGTAAACTTGAGTCATAAGAGTAGAAAGAGTAGAAACTGCTCATTAATTTCTGGCCAGCACCAGAGACCACCTGTGGCTTTCTATAGTGGCTCCTCTAGTGCTC is a window of Toxotes jaculatrix isolate fToxJac2 chromosome 4, fToxJac2.pri, whole genome shotgun sequence DNA encoding:
- the LOC121180990 gene encoding N-acetylaspartate synthetase-like, with protein sequence MEKKVQKKVDKIHNNGHKYGLQTIVVREFEPEDKIEVQRIFYEGLMEMVPDTAFRGLKHHPESLLLYTAVTVLCSVITMCWWVLGLLPAVVLCGRYFYSRRVIHGHLEHAMSRDMGDLEGFYMNSPDSRLWVAAIEGKVVGVVAAVGQQKSGGAVELQRMCVDRSCRRCGVGVALGRKVLEFAAAHRYSSVVLGTTAYTPAAHQLYQRLGFRCVGVTNGYVTPGARWSLLERIFYRVRHHHYRLDVQK